From Larus michahellis chromosome 8, bLarMic1.1, whole genome shotgun sequence, one genomic window encodes:
- the ALDH9A1 gene encoding 4-trimethylaminobutyraldehyde dehydrogenase, which yields MLARSLLPNFLPRLCAFPLSRAMSSVTGTVTVQQPLNYRAGARVQPADGGQAEEVYEPATGRVICKLLCSGEKEVDLAVQSAKAAFKIWSQMSGMERSRVLLEAARIIREQREEIATLETINNGKSIFEARVDIDISWQCLEYYAGLAGSLAGEHIQLPGGSFGYTRREPLGVCVGIGAWNYPFQIACWKSAPALACGNAMVFKPSPFTPVSVVRLAEIFTEAGVPKGLFNVVQGGAATGQFLCHHPDVAKISFTGSVPTGIKIMEMAAKGIKPITLELGGKSPLIIFSDCALENAVNGALMANFLTQGEVCCNGTRVFVERKILDVFTKEVVKRTQKIKVGDPLLEDTRMGALINRPHLDRVQGFIKQAKEQGAQVLCGGDLYVPDDPKLKNGYYMRPCVLGNCTDDMTCVKEEIFGPVMSILPFDTEEEVVERANNTKFGLAGGVFTRDIQKAHRVVAALKAGMCFINNYNISPVELPFGGYKASGFGRENGRAAIEYYSQLKTVCVEMGDVESVF from the exons ATGCTAGCGCGATCGCTGTTGCCGAACTTCCTGCCCCGGCTGTGCGCCTTCCCTCTCAGCCGCGCCATGAGCAGCGTTACCGGCACCGTCACGGTCCAGCAGCCGCTCAACTACCGGGCGGGGGCCCGCGTTCAGCCCGCCGATGGCGGGCAGGCCGAGGAGGTGTATGAGCCGGCCACAG GTCGTGTGATATGcaagctgctctgctctggggagaaggaGGTTGATCTGGCTGTGCAAAGTGCAAAGGCTGCCTTTAAAATATGGAGTCAAATGTCTGGCATGGAGCGGAGCAGGGTGCTGTTGGAGGCTGCCAGAATTATTCGG gagcaaagagaagaaattgcCACCTTGGAAACCATCAACAATGGGAAATCCATCTTTGAAGCCAGAGTGGACATCGACATATCCTGGCAGTGCCTGGAGTATTATGCAGGACTGGCAGGATCTCTAGCCG gtgAACACATCCAGCTTCCCGGGGGATCCTTTGGGTACACTCGGAGAGAACCCCTTGGGGTGTGTGTTGGGATTGGAGCCTGGAATTACCCTTTCCAGATTGCCTGCTGGAAGTCTGCCCCAGCCTTGGCTTGTG GCAATGCGATGGTCTTCAAGCCCTCTCCCTTCACCCCTGTTTCGGTGGTGAGGTTGGCAGAGATCTTCACAGAGGCCGGTGTGCCCAAGGGGCTCTTCAACGTGGTGCAGGGTGGAGCAGCCACAGGCCAGTTCCTCTGTCATCACCCAGATGTGGCCAAAATCTCTTTCACTGGCAGTGTTCCAACTGGCATCAAG ATCATGGAGATGGCAGCTAAAGGGATTAAACCAATCACCCTGGAACTGGGGGGCAAATCCCCCCTTATCATCTTTTCGGACTGTGCCTTGGAGAATGCTGTGAATGGAGCCCTCATGGCCAACTTCCTTACGCAGGGCGAG GTATGCTGCAATGGCACACGAGTGTTTGTGGAGAGGAAGATACTGGATGTCTTCACAAAGGAGGTGGTGAAACGCACCCAGAAAATCAAAGTTGGAGACCCTCTTCTGGAAGACACACGGATGGGAGCTCTCATCAACCGGCCCCACCTGGATCGTGTCCAGGGCTTTATTAAGCAGGCAAAGGAGCAG GGAGCACAAGTGCTATGTGGTGGGGACTTGTACGTGCCAGATGACCCGAAGCTGAAGAACGGCTACTACATGCGACCCTGCGTGCTAG GGAACTGCACGGATGACATGACATGTGTGAAGGAAGAGATCTTCGGGCCTGTCATGTCCATTCTGCCATTTGACACAGAGGAGGAGGTTGTGGAGAGAGCCAACAACACCAAATTCGGCCTGGCAGGTGGTGTCTTCACCAG GGATATCCAGAAGGCTCACAGGGTAGTAGCTGCTCTCAAGGCTGGGATGTGCTTCATTAACAACTACAACATCAGCCCTGTGGAGCTGCCTTTTGGAGGATACAAGGCATCAG GATTTGGCAGAGAGAACGGGCGGGCAGCCATCGAGTACTACTCGCAGCTGAAGACTGTCTGTGTGGAGATGGGTGATGTGGAATCTGTGTTTTAG